ggatgacaggtgtgagccactgtacccagccccagATGCCCTTTTGGATCCTCCCCTGAACTACCGGGGTGTCCAGGAGCCCTTCTGGCTAGGACAGTTCAGGCCCTGGCTGAGGCATCAGACCCTGGGGTCCAGACTGGGGGATGCAGCGCTTGACCTGAGTGTCTCTTGGGTCAAAAATGCAGGCCACGCTTCCCCGTGGCTCAGGCTATTCCAGCCTCCCTACCCACACCCCAGGCCCCTACATACAGCCTGAGAACTTGCACAAAAAAGCCAATTTTAGGAAACGAAATCCTGTTTTATACATGGCCTTATGAATTGCAGGGCTCCCATGGCGGTGCTGGGTGTACCCACAAAGATCCTGTCCATTCAGCAGAACCTCCCCAGGGATTCCCTGGGCCCCAGCCAAGTGACAGCCGCATCTGTGAATGGGGAGAAAGAAGCGCCCTCCCTGCGTGCTTGCACAGCGCAGAACCCGGGGCCAGGCACCGATCACTTCTGCAATGTGGACTTGGTCAGGGCCCCTGCTCTGAATGACAGCAGGAGTGGATCGAATGGCAAGGGGACTGGCACTGGGCCGAACACTTCACATCCAGGTGGGTTGAAAACAGTCTCCAGAGTGCCGGCAGCATTTCTAGTCCtggttggaaggctgagggaggaaagcAAGAGCTTGCACCAGGTTTGGGGGCTCCGCTGCTCTCTATCCCTACTCGAGGGTTCCCTAATCACCCACCCAGCCCAGAACTTCTTCAAAGAGCTCCAGGTTGGTCCCCAGCTGTGTGTGGCCTTGGGTGAGTGGCTTTGTCTCTCCCTCTTCCATCCCTGTAACTTGTTTTGTCCCCAGCTCTGAATGGAGCATCTGACCCTTCCCTGACCCCTACCCCCTCCAATCAATGGAGGACTCTCAGCAGATGGGCAGGGGATGGGGGCTTGGCCTCAGCCTCATTCCCGCAGGCTCAGGTGGCTTCAACATTACAGCCATTCCGATCAAGCAGCACAGCCAGCTGGCCAGGCCCCAAAGCTCTTGTTCTCATGTTTCCGTGAAACCATGTCACTTGAGGGGCTGCGTATTCCCACAAACAAAATACGTGCACGTCCATCCCTTATCTGGTTTGGGACTTGCCTGAGCTGATGCTACACCCCATATTACAGACAAGGAGGCTCCGAAAGGGAAAGTCCTTTGCCTGTGGTCACAGAGCAAAGCAACAGCAGAGACAGCTCAGAACCTGACTGATGGCTCAGAGGCCAGGACTCAAGGCACTGAGCTGCCCCTCCTCTCTGAGAGCTGCGCCCCGGGGATGGGCAGGAATGATGATTGTGAGGTTAGAAGCctgagaggagaaggaggggccAGAGCCCACATGCCTTGCCACTTCTAGGCTCAGCAAATCACTGTCAGTGCCCTGAGCTTTagtttccatctgtaaaatggggatcgtGATTCAGGCTCTGGCCACGTCACTAGGCACCCCCAGGAGGATGTAAGGAATTCAGGAACAAGAAGCAATGAGTAAAGGGCACAGGGCGGCCTGGGTGGACTGGCGCCTGGCAAAGCCTGATGGCAAGAATGGGGAGAGGCACACCCTTTACCCACCCCCACCACAGCTTGGCCCAGGGCCATCATCCCCACTTACTCAATGGTCCAGGCCTGTTTTCCTCCAACCTGCCAGGCCATTCCTGGCAGAATCCACCTGATCAATACTCCCTGCAGAGTTGAGGGCACGCTCAAGATTAAAACCTGAACTTCCCTGGATTCGTTTTCTATCACTGCTACAACAAATTatcagactaggtggcttaaaacaacagaaatttgtgaTCTTACAGTTCTATAGGTTAGAAGGTCAAtgtggggctgggcgcagtggctaatgcctgtaatcccagcactttgggaggccgaggtgggcagatcacttgaggtcaggagttcgagaccagcctggccaacatgatgaaaccctctctctactaaaaatacaaaaattagccaggcatggtggtgggctcctgttatccaggaggctgaggcaggagaatcgcttgaacccccccaggaggtggaggttgcagtgagccaaggttgcgccactgcactccaccctgggcgatagagcaagactctgtctcgaaaaaaaaaaaaggcggccgggcgcggtggctcaagcctgtaatcccagcactttgggaggccgagacgggcggatcacgagttcaggagatcgagaccatcctggctaacacggtgaaaccccgtctctactaaaatacaaaaaaaattagccgggcgaggtggcgggcgcctgtagtcccagctactcgggaggctgaggcaggagaatggcgtgaacccgggaggcggggcttgcagtgagctgagatccagccactgcactccagcctgggcaacagagccagactccgtctcaaaaaaaaaaaaaaaaaaaaaaaaggccaacatGAGTCTCACTGAGCTAAGATCAAGGTGAGGAGGTgagggcagggctgtgttccttctggagccTCTAGGGTAGATAGGgtagaatctgtttccttgtcttttccagcttctgaagGAGTTCCTTGGTTTGGggcctctgcctccatcttcaaaggCAGCAGCACAGCATTTCTCTGGCTCTTCGGTCatcatatctcttttttttttttttttgagacggagtcttgctgtgtcaccccagctagagtgcaatggtgcgatctcggctcactgcaacctgtgtctcccaggttcaagcaattttcctgtctcagtccccccaagtagctgggactacaggcacgtgtcaccatacccggctaattttttgtatttttagtagacatggggtttcaccgtgttagccaggatggtctcgatatcctcaCCTcttgatcctcccgtcttggcctcccaaagtgctgggattacaggcatgagccaccgcgcccggcccatcacatctctttctctgtctcctgcttCTACTTTTAAAAACCCTTGTTATGACACTGGCCCACCCAGATACCTCAGCATAAGCTCTTTgttttaaagtcaactgatttgcAACCATAATTTCattggtaattttcttttttttttttttttgagacagagtctcgctctgtcgcccaggctggagtgcagtggatcgatctgggctcactacaagctccgccttctgggttcacgccattctcctgcctcagcctgctgagtagctgggactacaggcgcccgccaccacacccagctaattttttgtatttttagcagagatagggtttcaccatattagccaggatggtctcgatctcctgacctcatgatctgcccaccttggccttccaaagtgctgggattacaagtgtgagccactgcgcccggccctcattggcaattttcatttccatttcccatgtaacaaaacatattcacagattccacagaTTCAGAtgcgggctttttttttttttttttgagatggggttttgctctattgcccaggctggagtgcagtggcatgatcacagctcactgcagccttaacctccaggttcaagcaattctcccacctaagcctccagagtacctgggactacaggcttgagccaccatgtccagctactttattttttgtagaaacagggtctcactatgttgcccaggctggtgtcaaactcctggactcaagcgatcctcccaccttagccttccaaagtgctgggattataggcatgagccacagcacctggccagatGTGAACATATTTAGGGGGCTGTTATTTTGCCTACCACGATCCCCTTCTTCCCATCCAGACCTCCCAGCTTGTCTGGCATCTTCCCCCACCACCAGcatcctgccttcctccctgagGTCTTCCTGGCCCTGCCTCCCTAAAAGCCCTTCCCACAGTGACAGCATAGAAGTCAACCATTCTGGTCACACTGAGCTGGCATAGCTGTCATCCTCTAGAAAGTGAGGTCTGTCCACCCCATCACTACCCACCACTTCCTCCACCCCACTCTTCTTAGCACTTACCCACCTGGAAGGGTATCATGATGTACCTGGGAACTTGGATTTCCCCATTTCCCTTCTCTGGGCTGCAGGTCCCAATCCAGAGGCTGAATCCCCAGGGACAAAAACAGCGCTGGGCACTtggtagatactcaataaatttcTCGTGAGTCACTGAGCGGTGCAGTTGCCTTCAATCTGTCTCCAGCACCCTGTGGGGTGCCTGCCCTTCAAAACAtgtttctgggccgggcgcggtggctcacgcctgtaatcgcagcacttcgggaggccaaagtgggcagatcacctgaggtcaggagttcgagaccagcctggacaacatatagaaaccccgtctctactaagaatacaaaaattagccgggtgtggtggcatatgcctgtaatcccagctactcaggaagctgaggcaggagaatctcttgaacccaggagacagaggttgcggtgagcctcacgccatcgcactccagcctgggcaacaagagagaaactccgtctcaaaaaggatTCCGGCCcggtagtggctcaagcctgtaatcccagcactttgggaggcgaggcggagtGGATCGAGGTcagagtcgagaccatcctggctaatggtgaaacccgtctataaaaaatacaaaaggctgGCACAGGAGtggcgggcctgtaatcccagctactcaggctgggAGGAGAATAAGTGAACCGGAATGGGAGCTTTGCGGTGACGTTGCATACGCCTCCAAACACCAGGCGACACAATGAGAcctcgtcaaaaaaaaaaaaaaaaaaagtttctggccCTGTAAGAATGACTGAATGAACGAATGGACCAGGAACTAGTCTGAGTATGAGCCCCACCTTCACTCTGGAAGCCTGACAGCAAAGACGGGGGTCCAGCCACGCGGCCTCTGCCTTCCCATATTCTCTTTTCTCGCTGAAGGTAAACTCATCAACTCGCTTGTAAGTttgtagtattctttttttttttttttgagacgtagtctcgctctgtcgcccaggctggagtgcagtggccagatctcagctcactgcaagctccacctcccgggtttacgccattctcctgcctcagcctcccgagtagctgggactacaggcgcccgccacctcgcccggctagttttttgtattttttagtagagacggggtttcaccgggttagccaggatggtctcgatctcctgacctcgtgatccgcccgtctcagcctccgaaagtgctgggattacaggcttgaaccaccgcgcccggccaagtttgtAGTATTCTAACGTAGGCGCTTCCAAGGCCTCATTCATTCCCAGGAAGTCACTGAATATACTTGTGCCGGCGCCTCCCCGATCCAGCCCTGCAGGGAAGGATCCTGTCCTTCCGTCTCTCTGCGATTTCTGAAGAATTCGGTCTTTCGGGAGCCTGTCTCTCGGCCTTTCTAAAACCGAGGGTTTTAGTTCCCATGGGCACAGCCGGAGTCCCGGGAGGCCACCCTGCGCCATACGGACCTCAGACGCCCGAACCAGGACAGGACCCCAGGGCGCGCGCGACCGCTGGACCCGGGAGCTGCACCTCCCACACCGCCCCGGGCGGCGCCCGGAGTGGGGCGGGGCCTGGGCGGGGATGGGGAGGGGCTTGGCTGGCGCGGCCCAGGCATTGGCTCCGCGGGCCGGGGCGGGGCTGCGGGGTCCGCGGTGGGCTCTGTAAGTTCACCGCCGGTCGGGTTCCGCAGCCGCGCTGTCCAGCTCCTGAGACCTTGCTGTCCGCCGGTCCGCCGTCTGCTTGCCTCACGGTGAGTTCAGGCTGGGATTTTCGCAACTCCGCGGCCCCCCCGCCCCCGAGAGGCCCATCTCTGTGGCGCCCCGCCCCAGCTCGCGCCCTGGCCCTGCCTCTCACCTCGCTCAGGTCCTTTCGAGGGCGCCTAGGGCTCCATGGGTTTCCCGCCTGCATGTGGGTGCCCGCAGCCTCGCCCGTGCCCGCCACGGTCCGTGGGGCGCCGCGCATCCCGACCCCGAATTCCCCGTTCTGCCCTCCATTCTGTACCCGGGCCCCCGCCCCCCTCCCGAGACCCAGGGGTGCCCCGCCGCCCAGCGTCCCCACCGGGGCTGGGGGCCATATTTTTAGCCGATGGTGAGGTGTCCTCCTATCTTTAGCTGCGGCCGCGAGTGTCCTGAAACGGATCCGTGCTGGGCTGGGCTGCGCCCGGGTAGGAACGGGGTGGGGTCGGCGCCGGAACCCGAGCCGGAGCTAAGGAGCTGGACCCGTGGGAGGAGCGGGGGCCCGCACGGCCGAGCTCTGGCCCTGCGCCAAGCGGACACTAGGACATCGCCCAGGCCGGAAAGCACGGGGGCGGTTCCTCCCAGAGCTTAGAGACTAGGGCAGGGTCCCCAATCGCCTCCTTTTTCTCCGATTGTGGGACCAGAAACCCCGAAGCAAAAAGATCTCACAGGCAATCCGCGTCTGGTACTTGAACGCGCAGCTCCTTGGGGAGCGCCTGCCTGGAGCCCGGGGGGAGGGGCGTTGGAGACCCCGGTGCGCTCTCAGAATCCTCCGGGACGCGGGGCGCTCAAGGGAGCACGCGCGCCACCTGGCGGCCGCGGAGCCGAGCGCCTCTCCAGAGGCACGGGGACCCCGGGAGACCCCGCGGCCGGCTAGAGGGACTCTGCATCCGCGAGGTCTAGGAGGGCGGGAGGAGGTGGATGCCTGGGGCAGCAGCCGTTCGTTTTTGATATTGTTCAAAGCACTGGCCCCGGAGAACCGAAGTGCTTGAGGAAGGAAGGTCTTGtagatatttgctgaataaatgatagAACCTACAGTAACCCGCTGAACCCCGCTGTTGTACATTGGTGCTCTCATTTGCAATATTGCAGTGGGATCTCCAGTAGCCCTCTAGTGGTGGCTTCATTGTcagcccattttatagatgggaaaggTGAGACCCAGAGAGGAGAGGCGTCTTCCTGAAGGTTACAGAGGAAGTCCCAGGTGGAGCCGGATTTAAGGACAGTCTCCTGAtttgggggggaggggggtgtGAGATGGCCTAATATTCCTCATGATTGGAGGATCCCTGCCTGCCGGAAGTCATTTTCTCGTTGGGAGGTCCAGGGCTCCTGTCCAGGGCAATCACAGAGAGCTAGGATGCTCCTATCTGCTCCCCGACTGCTGCAGGGAGCTCCCCTCCCAGCCCGCATAGCCCTGTCCTGATGGAGAGCTCATTCTCATATCTCTAGACACATGAAAGTTGGGCAGATGGGGGCAGCCAAAGGTCAGAATGTAGATGGAGGAGGTCTGGGGACCCACTGTTCCCAGCCTAGCTGTTTCTCTCCCGCTCCCTAACCATATTATGGAGGTAGGCGTGGCCCACTGCATGGAAGCCACACGGACCAGGCTGGGTACCCACTCTTCCACTTCCTAACTGGATGACCTCGCCAatgttacttaacatctctgaggTTCAGCTTTGACTTCTGTAAAGGGCGGTAATGACCCCACTATGCTGTGGCTAGAAGTATTAAAATGGGAAACTGTGCGTGACAGGCTGGATCCTAGGGTCTTGCGATTGCCAAATCTGAATTCTTCCGGTGTGAGGGTTGTAATTCCCAGCTCTCCCCTGGGCCGCTGATGCTGGCCTCACCCTCAATTCTCCCCACATCTGGAATTGGGTGTGTACATCTGGCTGTGAGTGAGACAGCTGTCAGGGACGCCCAATTTGTTGTGGAAACACTCAGGCTGTCTTGGCACTGCTGTGTGATGGggttgggggtgtggggaggaCCTGGCCCAGGCTCTGGGCACATCCCACCAGTCAGCCCCACCAGGACTTCTCTCCTAATGAGCGATAAGTTGCATGTTTGTCAGCATGGCCCCCAGGCCTGGCATGGTTGACACAGGATGAATGCGTGACGGGATTCCAAGACCTCGGGGTGCTCATGCGTCCCCACCCTCCCCCCAGCTCCTTGCAAGCTGAGCTGGATTTCTACCATGGGAAAGTTATTCGTTTGTTTCCTGTTAAGCTCCAGGTGCTCTGGGAGGGGCAAGATGTCCGGCCTCTGTGGCTCAGTACGACTGACCCGGGTGTCCGGTCCTGGGGTGGGGTTTCCTGAGCAAGGGCCTCAGCTGGTGGTGGGGGTGCAGTTGGACTCTGCTTCTCCTgcatcctccttcctccttcctgctccctcctcccaaccccctcacccccaccctcaccctgtCCAGAAtgaaaactgaggcaaagaacTGGCAAGAGCCACCTTTGGTGAgccctggctggggctgggggtggggtgtaCAGGAGGGTGGGCTCATCTGGCTTGAATTCCCACCCTGCCCTTACTcactgggtgaccttggacaagtttctctctttgccttttaTGCTGAGTCTACATCTGGGCTTGTGTGTACCGGACCAATCAGGTCCCACATGCATCCCCCACCCTCAAGCAGAGGGACTGctggcttcatttcttttttctgttaaatCAGTATGACACCCCTTCatagctatttatttttctacattaaaaatagCTTAATCTTTTTCTGACTACATAAATATTATGTgcatataaataatacattgcTTATTAGTAAGAATTTGAATTCATAGAGGTCTGGACAAGAAAGGAAACGTCATCCTGAAATTCTACCACTTTGAGATAACCATTGTTAACATCTGGATGACcatcttttcatatttatatatattacacacattGATCATGTCATAGTCATGGGACCAAAATATTACAGGTTATTTTTATTGATGACTCCTTTCCTCCCATATCAGTGACCCCACACCCCATCCCTGCTGTGTACCCTAGTCAAGGTAGCCCATATGGCAACCTAGGGCTGGCCTTCtagatttttctctgtttttttttgttgttgttgttttttgttttgaggcagagtctcactgtcacccaggctggagtgcagtggcgtgatcttggtgcactgcaacctctgcctcctggattcaaccaattattctgcctcagcctcctgagtagctgggattacagacgtgtgccaccacacctggctaattttcatatttttagtagacacggggtctccctatgttggccaggctggtctcgaactcctgatctcagatgatctgcccacctcggcctcccaaagtgctggtactacagatatgagccaccgcacccagcctctttatatatatatatatatatatatatatataggatagaATTCTACACAGACCTGTACACATGCAGGTGCATAACATGCATATGTATCAGAGCGGGGAGGCAGGCAGTCAATTCTTTCAATAAACGGATCGTCTATATCatgtttttgcattttgcttctctctctctgcaatgCCCTGTGGGAATCCTCCAAAATTTTTCACCTCTAGGTTCACCTCAGGttcaattttgaattttgacacctctgattttatttcttttttttttttttttttgacggagtcttgctctgtagcccaggctggagtgcagtggtgtgatctcagctcactgcaacctctgcctcctgggttcaagtgattctcctgtctcaacctcccaagtagctgggaccacaggcgtgcgccaccacacccagctaattttttgtatttttagtggagacaggatttcaccatgttagtcaggatggtctcgatctcctgaccttgtgatctgcccgcctcggcctcccaaagtgctgggattacaggcataagccaccacgcccagccccaacacctctgatttttaaatggggttgATAATAGGGTGGTTGTGTTGATTAATTGAGATGTGTCTGCAAAGAGCACAGAAGAATGCCAGGTACAGAGCAGAGCCCCCCTCACCTAAAAAATATACGTACTCCCCACTCCACCTTCTCTTTAGGTGCCAGGGTAGGGAGGAGGGCCAGAAACTATCCTAGACTCAGCCCCTGCCCATAAGGAGCTCCTAATAGGGAGAGGAGAAAACGCGACCCCACCTCCAGGTGGGATACGATTGGGTCAAATGGGAAGTGCCAGCCACTCAACACCCTTGGCCAAACGCCTGCTGTGCTCCAGGTCCCTGCCAGGCCTGGGCAGGAGAGACAGTGGCCACAAAGCTCTCTGTCTTTGGTCAAGTAGGGAGCCAAGGCCATTTGTGAGGCACCCCACAATCTGGCACTTACATTGTGGGGCACACGAGATATGCAATGGAGGTGGGGGGTATGGCATGAGTACCTGGATAAGGGTGATGAGATCTACCTTGCCGGGGACCCAGGGCAAGAGACTAGAGTAAGActttctgtgtgactttggacctGTCATTCAGgttccacctcagtttcccacctGTAAGGGGAGGGGCTTGGCCCTGGTGGTGAGTCTCTAAGATGCAGTGGGTCTTAGAGTGAAGACATGCTTCTCCCAGCACAACTCCCTGCAAGGGGAGTGCCCCACCCCCTCAGGCTCCCATGGCTACCACAAGAGGCCCAGAAACAAGACAGATGTTtctggccaggaacagtggctcacacctgtgatcccagcactttgggaggccgagacgggcagatcatttgaggttaggagttcaagaccagcctggccaacagggtgaaaccccgtctctactaaaaaaaaaaaaaaatgcaaaaactagccaggcgtggtgacacatgcctgtagtcccagctactcaggaggctgaggcagaagaattgcttgaacccaggaggcagaggctgcactgagctgagattgcaccactgcactccagcttgggcaacagagtgagactccatcttaaaaataaaaaagatgtttgCGTCTGACTTTAGTCCTGCTGTCTCTGACAGGTGTGCACCCTTTGTGTTTCAGCTCCTCAGCCCTGGACCAGGGACAAGTAACCCTCGGTGACGAGACCAAAGTGCACTGCTGCCCACACAGCTCCTACCTTTCTGGCTTCAATTCTTCAGAAGAGTTTGCCGTCCTTTGGGGAGAACATGATTTTTGTTATCTCAGCCCTCTGACTTCACTGATTTCTAATCTTTTTTAATTCCTTGGGCCAACTTTGGTCGTGCCCCACCCTGTAGCCAGGAGCCCTTTGGCAAGCTTTGGGCACCAGCAAACCACCCCTTGGAACAGGTGTTTCCTCTGGCTGAGAGTTTGAGAGGAGGCGTGGTCTCCGCAGGCAGTCTGTAGCCTCACAGCCAGGCCTGCTGGTGAGGTCACCATGTCCACCAAGGTGCCCATCTATCTGAAGCGTGGCAGTCGCAAGGGCAAGAAGGAGAAGCTTCGGGACCTGCTGTCCTCGGACATGATCAGCCCGCCGCTGGGGGACTTCCGCCACACCATTCATATCGGCAGTGGTGGCGGCAGTGACATGTTTGGTGACATCTCCTTCCTGCAgggcaagttccacctcctgccGGGGACTGTGGTGGAGGAGCCTGAGGAGGATGGCACCTTCGACCTCCCCTTCCAGTTTACCCGCACCGCAACTGTGTGTGGGCGGGAGCTCCCGGATGGCCCATCACCTCTGCTTAAGAACGCCATCTCCCTCCCGGTTATTGGTGGACCCCAGGCTCTCACCCTGCCCACAGCCCAGGCTCCACCCAAGCCCCCTCGCCTGCACCTGGAGACCCCTCAGCCTTCCCCACAGGAGGGAGGGAGTGTGGACATCTGGAGGATTCCAGAGACTGGCTCCCCCCACAGTGGGTTGACGCCGGAGTCAGGGGCTGAGGAGCCCTTCCTGTCCCATGCCAGCTCCCTACTGTCCCTGCATGTGGACCTGGGGCCTTCCATCCTGGACGATGTCCTGCAGATCATGGATCAGGACCTGGATAGCATGCAGATCCCCACATAGGACCCGAGGCTGACTAGGCTGGGGGCCCAGGTGGGGCTGAGCCAGGAGGTGGGGTATGGACACCGCCCTGACGGCGGAGTGAGGGTCCCAAGATCCCACCTGTGTGGTCGCTGGCCAGTGATTGTCCTTCTGAGCCGtgtttcccctctccctccctctccacgtGGGCAGGGCAGGCCCCATCGCTTTCCTCTAGTAACCACATGGACACGTCCTGAAGTCAGCCCAGGGCGCCCTGAGCGTCTTGGGGCACCTGGACCCCACCACAATACTCCTTCTTCCCTCAGGTTCCTGGGTGAAGGCTTTGCTGAAACCGACCCCCATTTTCAcctcccttctgcctcagccccgtTGGATGCCCTGActgggggcaggggaagagaCAGGGCACAGCTGGCCGCAGGGCTCGGCCACTGGGCGAGCTGTTCCGGGCCTTTGGCTTTGCATCCTGGACAGGGAGTGCCCTGTCAGGGACCAGATGCGTCCTGCCTCATCCCCAGCTCCATCCCTTCCCCACGTGACCGGGGATTCTGGTTGCAATAAAACATGCTGCTGCTGGTGGCTGAGCTCCCTGTCCCCTTGCCCCAGGTTTCCTCATGGAGGTAGACAGTCTCCCAGAGCTGAGGGCTCGCCTCTGGAGACCCCAGCCCCAGAGGGCTTTGTGGAGGACAGGCCTTGCCCTCAGGAAGGTTGTACCTGACGCTGAGCCTGTTGTGAGAATGCAACAGGAGCAAACCAAGTGTTGCTGTGGATATTCCAACATTGATTCAGATGTTTGGGAAGAGGTGGCTGAGCACTCGGATAGGCTCAGCACTGTGCCAAGCCTGGGGCCAATCCCTGCCCAGTCAGCTGGGGTCTGGTGGGGGACACccaagaataaaagaataacCACAAAGTGTGCAAGGGACCAACAGCTTCTCCAGCTTCAGAGCATCGAGGGAGCATGCAGGAGGGATGCTTGGAGCTGGGAGGGTCTCACGATGCTGCTTCAAGATTCATCCCATCCACAGCTGTTTACTGAGCATCTCCGGTACACAAGGCATGGCTCCGGATGCTGGGGATACAAGGCAGATGTCATCCCTGCTCTCTGGGAGTTTAAATTCTAGTTGGAAGGGGGATATTAAATTGGTAAACAAATAAGAGATGATTTCCAGCAGTGGTAAAAACTTCGAAGAAAACAACATGATCAGGAATGCCTAGCAGGGAGGGCAGGGGGTGTCAGGACCTATTAATGTGATCAGATGTGATTCTGAGCCAAACCAGAGCTACCAGCTAGAAA
The genomic region above belongs to Papio anubis isolate 15944 chromosome 12, Panubis1.0, whole genome shotgun sequence and contains:
- the CDC42EP2 gene encoding cdc42 effector protein 2; the protein is MSTKVPIYLKRGSRKGKKEKLRDLLSSDMISPPLGDFRHTIHIGSGGGSDMFGDISFLQGKFHLLPGTVVEEPEEDGTFDLPFQFTRTATVCGRELPDGPSPLLKNAISLPVIGGPQALTLPTAQAPPKPPRLHLETPQPSPQEGGSVDIWRIPETGSPHSGLTPESGAEEPFLSHASSLLSLHVDLGPSILDDVLQIMDQDLDSMQIPT